Within Spirochaetaceae bacterium, the genomic segment AGCGGCCTGTCGATGCCGGTCGGATACAAGAACAGCACCGACGGCAACCTGCAGATCGCCATCGACGCCATCACCTCCGCCCGCAGCCGGCACCGATTCCTCGGCGTGGACCAGGATGGCCGCATCGGCGTGGTCAGCACCCAGGGCAACCCGGCCGGCCACGTGATCCTGCGCGGCGGCCGCTCGGGAACGAATTACGGCGCGCAGAGCGTGAACGACTCTGCCCGGCTGTTGGAGCGGTCGGGCCTGGAGCCGGTGCTGATGGTCGACTGCAGCCACGACAACTCCGGCAAGAAACACGAAAACCAGGAAACCGCCTGGAACAGCGTAATCAGCCAGCGCGCCGCGTGCGCGCGCAGCCCGATTGTCGGCGTCATGCTGGAGAGCAACCTGTACGAGGGCCGTCAGGACCTGACCGACGATCCGCGCGAGTTGCGCTACGGCGTCTCGATTACCGACGAGTGCATCAGTTGGGATACGACCGAGCGGATGCTCACCGGCGCGCTGCGTGCGCCGCAGGGTGCTGCCGTCTCAGTCTGACCCACGCCGCCGGCGCGGGGGCGGGCCGGCCACGGCCTGCAAGCCGCCGCCGCGCGCCCTCCCCGCGTCCCGGTCACCCGCCCGTCCGCGCCCGCGACCCACAGCAACCCGAAACCGCCAAGGAGGCCGCCATGGCCACGATAGTCCCCGAAACGTCGCGCACCTTCAGCGAGTACCTGCTGCTGCCCAACTTGACCCGCCGCGACTGCGTTCCCGCGAACGTCGACCTGCGCGCACCGCTCACCCGCTACCGGCCGCCCGGTGAGCCGCAACTGCACCTGAACGTGCCGATGGTATCGGCCATGATGCAGTCGGTGTCCGACGACACCATGGCCGTGGCGCTGGCGCGCAGCGGCGGGCTGGCGTTCATATTCACCTCGCAGCCGATCGCCGCGCAGGCGGAGATGGTCGGGCGGGTCAAGAAGTTCAAGGCGGGCTTCGTGGTCAGCGACACCAACCTGGGACCGCGCGCCACCGTGCGCGACCTGTTGGAGCTGCGCCGCCGCACCGGCCACACCACCACCGCGGTCACCGACAACGGCACCTCCGACGGGCGCTTGCTCGGCATCCTGACCGGGCGCGACTACCGGATCGGCCACGTGGATCCGGACGCCCCGGTAACCAACCTGATGACGCCGTTCGACGACCTCGTGTACGGACGCGACGGCATCACCCTGAGCGAGGCCAACAACCTGATCTGGGAGCACCGGTTGAATTGCCTGCCGGTGATCGACGACCGCCGGCACCTGCGCTACCTGGTGTTTCGCAAGGACTACGAGCAGCACAAGGAGAACCCGGACGAGCTGATCGACGACGAGAAGCGCCTCATGGTGGGTGCCGGAGTCAACACCCACGACTACCCGGACCGGGTGCCGGCACTGATCGACGCGGGCGCCGACGTGCTGTGCATCGACTCGTCCGACGGCTTCAGCGAGTTCCAGGCCGACTGCCTGGCCTGGGTGCGGGAGCACTGCGGCGACGGCGTGCGCGTGGGCACCGGCAACGTCGCCGACCGCGAGGGCTTCCGCTACCTGGCCGCCGCCGGCGCCGACTTCGTGAAGGTCGGCGTGGGGCCCGGCTCCATCTGCATTACCCGTGAGCAGAAGGGCATCGGACGCGGCCAGGCGAGCGCGGTCCTGGACGTGGCGGATGCGCGCCGCGAGTGGCTGGAGGAGACCGGCGAGTACGTGCCGATCTGCGCCGACGGCGGCATCTTCCACGACTACCACATCACGCTGGCGCTGGCGATGGGTGCGGACTTCGTGATGATGGGCCGCTACTTCGCCCGTTTCGACGAGAGTCCCGCTCCGCGGATTCGCATGGGCACCAACTTCGTCAAGGAGTACTGGGGCGAGGGCACCAACCGGGCGCGCAACTGGCAGCGCTACGAGGGGCCCCTCGCAGCCGGCGGGCTGGCCTTCGAAGAGGGAGTCGACGGCTACGTGCCGTACGCCGGCGAGTTGCGCGACAATCTGAGCCAGACGTTGGACAAGCTCAGGAGCACCATGTGCAATTGCGGGGCCGCCGACATCGAAAGCCTGCACCGCACCGCCCGGCTCACCGTGGTGTCCGCCACCAGCCTGCGCGAGGGCGGCGCCCACGACGTGATCCTGAAGGAAACCGAAATCGCACCCGGCCTGTAGCGCCGGTAACGGCCTGCCGGGTGCGGGGTGTCAGTCCGCCGCGATGCCCGACCGGCCGGCGCTGCCGACGTTTCGCGGTGCGGCGGCGGGCTCGCTCTCGCACGCCTCGCCCGCGGTCACGCCGCAAATGGGACACGCCTCCTGGTCGTCCATGAAGGCGTTGGCATTGGAGCAGCCGGGCTTGCGCACCTCTTCGTCCTTGCCGAACAGGACACGCAGTCCCAGGAACGCGGCGCACAGCACCATCAGGCCAACCGCCAGTAGAACCGTCATCTCACCCTCCAGTCTACCGCTTTGCGCCTTGCGCGGCCACCACCGGCGCTATGGTGCGACCGCCAGGGTGGCGAGCGGGTCGGCATCGGTCAGCGCGCCGAGCGCCAGCGCCAGCTTCCAGCGCCGCCCGCGCAGGAGTTGCGCATCGAACGCCAGCAAATCGTGCTCCACGGTCACCCGCGCCAGGGCCGCCTCGGTAATTACGCCGGCAGCCAGCGATTCGCCACTCTCTTCGACCTTGAGGGCGGCGAGGCGCGTGCGTTCACGCAGATCCCACGTCGCGTACTCGAGGTCGCGGATGTCCCGCTCCGCCTGCCGCACGGCATCGGCAAACTCGCGGCGCGCGGCCGTACCGGAGAGTTGCGCGGCGGCGCGTGCGTTGGCGAGTTGCTCCTGCCGCAGCCGGCGCAGGCCGCCGTCGACAATTGGCACGATCAGGTTGAAGCCCACCCCGGCGGAAAACACGACCTTGTTCCAGTCGTAGTCG encodes:
- a CDS encoding 3-deoxy-7-phosphoheptulonate synthase, which produces MQRTSDLNVNAIEPLITPRALKRELPMSAAASDNVVRARATISDILARRDPRLLVIVGPCSIHDERAALEYARRLAELAEAVRDEFYVVMRVYFEKPRTTIGWRGMIIDPRLDYSSRIPEGLHVARRILLSINECGVPTATEMLDPIVPQYIADLVSWAAIGARTTESQTHREMASGLSMPVGYKNSTDGNLQIAIDAITSARSRHRFLGVDQDGRIGVVSTQGNPAGHVILRGGRSGTNYGAQSVNDSARLLERSGLEPVLMVDCSHDNSGKKHENQETAWNSVISQRAACARSPIVGVMLESNLYEGRQDLTDDPRELRYGVSITDECISWDTTERMLTGALRAPQGAAVSV
- a CDS encoding IMP dehydrogenase: MATIVPETSRTFSEYLLLPNLTRRDCVPANVDLRAPLTRYRPPGEPQLHLNVPMVSAMMQSVSDDTMAVALARSGGLAFIFTSQPIAAQAEMVGRVKKFKAGFVVSDTNLGPRATVRDLLELRRRTGHTTTAVTDNGTSDGRLLGILTGRDYRIGHVDPDAPVTNLMTPFDDLVYGRDGITLSEANNLIWEHRLNCLPVIDDRRHLRYLVFRKDYEQHKENPDELIDDEKRLMVGAGVNTHDYPDRVPALIDAGADVLCIDSSDGFSEFQADCLAWVREHCGDGVRVGTGNVADREGFRYLAAAGADFVKVGVGPGSICITREQKGIGRGQASAVLDVADARREWLEETGEYVPICADGGIFHDYHITLALAMGADFVMMGRYFARFDESPAPRIRMGTNFVKEYWGEGTNRARNWQRYEGPLAAGGLAFEEGVDGYVPYAGELRDNLSQTLDKLRSTMCNCGAADIESLHRTARLTVVSATSLREGGAHDVILKETEIAPGL